In the genome of Pseudomonadota bacterium, one region contains:
- a CDS encoding aminotransferase class V-fold PLP-dependent enzyme: MNRMFPLNGRAWDELSEELEARKSDDIPWHEGRTHATAFHASDDVLDVVKAAYGMYLTENGLYAGRAFPSVGGLESEIIAMLSEFLGGDRATSGIITSGGSDSIMTAVRAAREWAKAERPDIARPTVLLAQNAHPGFNKAADYLGLQARRVPLGTDLRADSERMAEAIDGDTIMLVGSAPAWPYGMMDPIEDLAALAERNGLWFHVDACVGGMIAPFVRAIGREVPHFDLRIPGVTSLSADLHKYGYAAKNVSAVLFRDTAHRDFAHFAFEDWPAGSYATYTTAGSRTAGSLAGAWTVLNYLGEDGYKNFARVSMDARDRMIDGIERLGGMQVIGAPEVTLFAVTSEEHDLIDIAERMKAMHWYPNRIREPHGLHFVMNPIHAPMVDGFLEALERCIAEAGPKGSTHAEADVRYN, translated from the coding sequence ATGAACCGCATGTTTCCGCTTAACGGACGCGCCTGGGACGAACTGAGCGAAGAGCTCGAAGCGCGAAAGAGTGACGACATCCCCTGGCACGAGGGGCGCACCCATGCCACCGCCTTTCATGCCAGCGACGATGTGCTGGATGTCGTGAAGGCCGCCTACGGCATGTACCTGACGGAAAACGGGCTTTATGCCGGCCGCGCCTTTCCGAGCGTCGGCGGGCTGGAGAGCGAGATCATCGCGATGCTGTCGGAGTTTCTGGGTGGCGACCGGGCGACCAGCGGCATCATCACGTCCGGCGGTTCCGACAGCATCATGACCGCCGTGCGCGCCGCACGCGAATGGGCAAAGGCCGAGCGTCCCGATATCGCGCGTCCGACCGTCCTGCTGGCGCAGAACGCTCATCCCGGATTCAACAAGGCGGCCGACTACCTTGGTCTGCAGGCGCGTCGCGTCCCCCTCGGGACGGATTTACGCGCCGACTCCGAACGTATGGCCGAGGCAATCGATGGCGACACGATCATGCTTGTCGGCTCTGCGCCTGCCTGGCCCTACGGAATGATGGATCCAATCGAGGATCTTGCCGCACTCGCCGAGCGCAACGGGTTGTGGTTCCATGTCGATGCCTGTGTCGGCGGAATGATCGCACCGTTCGTTCGGGCGATCGGCAGAGAAGTCCCCCACTTCGACTTGCGCATTCCAGGGGTCACCTCGCTTTCCGCGGATCTGCACAAGTACGGTTACGCGGCGAAGAACGTGTCGGCGGTGCTGTTCCGCGATACCGCGCATCGCGACTTCGCCCACTTCGCGTTCGAGGACTGGCCCGCGGGCAGCTACGCGACCTACACGACGGCCGGGTCCCGTACGGCCGGGTCGCTCGCAGGCGCGTGGACCGTGCTGAACTATCTCGGCGAAGACGGTTACAAGAACTTTGCGCGTGTCTCCATGGACGCGCGCGACCGCATGATCGACGGCATAGAGCGGCTGGGCGGCATGCAGGTCATCGGCGCTCCCGAGGTCACGCTGTTCGCAGTGACGTCGGAGGAACACGACCTGATCGATATCGCCGAGCGCATGAAGGCGATGCACTGGTACCCTAACCGCATTCGCGAGCCGCACGGCCTGCACTTTGTCATGAACCCAATCCATGCGCCGATGGTCGACGGGTTCCTTGAAGCCCTAGAGCGCTGCATTGCAGAGGCTGGCCCTAAAGGGTCTACACACGCCGAAGCAGACGTGCGTTACAACTAG
- the map gene encoding type I methionyl aminopeptidase: MKRCPFTYDPRGRRVTMQQLKRAERNPESQIRIHGPEAFEKMRAAGHLAASTLDMIAGHVAPGVTTEHLDRLCHDFIVDHGAIPAPLNYRGFPKSICTSINHVICHGIPSDDKTLREGDIVNIDVTVILDGWHGDTSRMFTVGEVKRKAERLVEITYECLWRGINVVKPGATLGDIGHAIQAYAESQRCSVVRDFCGHGIGQVFHDQPNVLHYGRPGAGATLEEGMLFTIEPMINLGRPDVLILDDGWTAVTRDKSLSAQWEHTIGVTADGAEVFTMSPAGHELPPYV; this comes from the coding sequence ATAAAGCGGTGCCCCTTCACCTATGACCCCCGGGGCCGGAGAGTGACGATGCAACAGTTGAAACGGGCCGAACGCAACCCGGAGTCCCAGATCCGGATCCACGGTCCGGAAGCATTTGAAAAGATGCGCGCGGCCGGCCATCTGGCCGCCTCGACGCTTGATATGATCGCGGGCCACGTCGCGCCAGGCGTCACGACCGAGCATTTGGACCGGCTGTGCCACGACTTTATCGTCGATCACGGCGCGATCCCCGCTCCGCTGAACTATCGCGGCTTCCCAAAATCGATCTGCACGTCGATCAACCATGTCATCTGCCACGGCATCCCCAGCGACGACAAAACCCTGCGCGAGGGCGATATCGTCAACATTGATGTCACGGTGATCCTCGACGGCTGGCATGGCGACACCAGCCGTATGTTTACGGTTGGCGAGGTAAAACGAAAAGCCGAACGCCTGGTCGAGATCACCTATGAGTGCTTGTGGCGCGGTATCAACGTGGTGAAGCCCGGCGCGACGCTTGGCGATATCGGCCACGCCATCCAGGCTTACGCCGAAAGTCAGCGCTGCAGTGTCGTCCGCGACTTCTGCGGCCATGGCATCGGTCAGGTCTTCCACGACCAGCCCAATGTCCTGCATTACGGGCGCCCCGGCGCAGGCGCAACGCTGGAAGAAGGCATGCTCTTTACGATCGAGCCGATGATCAATTTGGGCCGGCCGGATGTCTTGATCCTGGATGACGGCTGGACCGCGGTGACGCGCGACAAGTCGCTTTCCGCCCAGTGGGAACACACGATCGGTGTGACGGCGGACGGCGCCGAGGTTTTCACCATGTCGCCCGCCGGCCACGAACTGCCGCCTTACGTCTAG
- a CDS encoding vWA domain-containing protein, which produces MRRALARLEHTCALNPCRAVMDVSATCGKLVGDMIRLLIIATAFALCLQATPTRAQQAERQCGSMDVVFVLDVSGSMWGALLSIQRQSIRLLDDIEQLSGGDYRLGLVVFREYIQVLDDLNASPTPSTKKESVAHNLSRLGAAGGEQIPEASADALATVLNRLPPDGEYRIGNFDGAFEGDVRIVILITDQLPGGFDDLYTPGEDDALADNLARQAASMNIRISAVYVPTPVWPEAEVERIMQNYANRTEGIYIRTDRRGEGVGDGIADILASCGERLMS; this is translated from the coding sequence TTGCGGCGAGCCCTTGCGCGCCTGGAACACACCTGCGCCCTGAACCCCTGCCGTGCTGTCATGGATGTGTCCGCGACCTGTGGCAAACTGGTCGGTGACATGATCAGGCTCCTCATCATCGCGACGGCCTTCGCCCTTTGCCTGCAAGCAACGCCGACCCGGGCCCAGCAGGCGGAGCGCCAGTGTGGCTCCATGGATGTCGTCTTCGTCCTCGACGTATCCGGCAGCATGTGGGGCGCGCTGCTCAGCATCCAGCGGCAGTCGATCCGGTTGCTCGACGATATCGAACAGCTTTCCGGTGGCGACTACCGCCTGGGTCTGGTGGTGTTTCGCGAATACATCCAGGTTCTTGATGACCTCAACGCCAGCCCGACGCCATCAACCAAGAAGGAATCCGTCGCCCATAACCTCTCGCGCCTGGGCGCTGCCGGCGGCGAGCAAATCCCCGAAGCCTCGGCCGACGCTCTGGCGACGGTGTTGAACCGTCTGCCGCCCGATGGCGAGTACCGCATCGGGAACTTCGATGGTGCGTTTGAAGGTGACGTTCGCATCGTCATCTTGATCACTGACCAATTGCCCGGCGGTTTCGACGACCTCTATACTCCCGGCGAGGATGACGCATTGGCCGATAACCTGGCGCGGCAGGCCGCGTCCATGAACATCCGAATCTCGGCGGTCTACGTGCCGACACCCGTGTGGCCGGAGGCCGAGGTCGAACGGATCATGCAGAACTACGCCAACCGGACGGAAGGTATCTACATCCGCACCGACCGGCGCGGCGAAGGTGTCGGCGACGGCATTGCCGACATCCTGGCGTCATGCGGCGAACGTTTGATGTCATAA
- the sfsA gene encoding DNA/RNA nuclease SfsA produces the protein MRFPTPLERARLVKRYKRFLSDHELESGDVVTAHCANPGGMIGLKEPGMETWLSPANNPKRKLQWDWQLAHADGGLVGINTSHPNGLVAEAIEAGAIPELTGYESLRREVKYGANSRIDILLEQADRPPCYVEIKNCHLKRDKLAEFPDAVTARGAKHMGELANMVEAGNRAAVFYVIQRMDCPGFAVADDIDPTYAAALRDAMARGVEAYAYSCRLTPDEIVLDKAVPLHL, from the coding sequence ATGCGTTTCCCCACTCCTCTCGAACGAGCTCGGCTGGTCAAGCGTTACAAACGCTTCCTGTCGGATCACGAGCTGGAGTCGGGCGACGTCGTTACCGCCCACTGCGCCAATCCCGGCGGCATGATCGGCCTGAAGGAGCCGGGCATGGAGACCTGGCTGTCACCGGCCAACAACCCCAAACGCAAACTGCAATGGGATTGGCAGCTGGCGCACGCCGATGGCGGGCTGGTCGGCATCAACACGTCGCACCCCAACGGTCTGGTCGCCGAAGCGATCGAGGCCGGCGCGATCCCAGAACTGACCGGCTATGAGAGCCTGCGCCGTGAGGTCAAGTACGGCGCCAATTCGCGTATCGACATCCTGCTCGAGCAAGCGGACCGGCCACCGTGCTATGTCGAAATCAAGAATTGCCACCTGAAACGTGACAAGCTGGCCGAATTTCCGGACGCGGTGACCGCCCGCGGCGCCAAACACATGGGCGAACTCGCCAACATGGTCGAGGCCGGCAACCGCGCGGCCGTCTTCTACGTCATACAGCGCATGGACTGCCCGGGCTTCGCCGTCGCCGACGACATCGACCCCACTTATGCGGCGGCCTTGCGCGATGCCATGGCGCGCGGCGTTGAGGCCTATGCCTATTCGTGTAGATTGACGCCAGACGAGATCGTCCTAGATAAAGCGGTGCCCCTTCACCTATGA
- a CDS encoding TetR/AcrR family transcriptional regulator, whose translation MSGLREKSKARRRQAILRAAAELFAEHDYTATRMEMIAEQAEVALSTLYQYFPSKADLAREIYRQDTDLVRGRQEDIIAHPPDDPVEAVMALIETDVNSSLDYTDARTWRQIVVAGFMESGRDGMGVDPFSETEVEPFQRLLETLCKNGHLPSSTDVPEVAKLLGLVNMGVFFHNMATQPGREKSLERARPYVETIIGRVA comes from the coding sequence ATGTCCGGACTACGTGAAAAATCCAAGGCGCGCCGCCGCCAGGCCATCCTGCGCGCGGCGGCCGAACTGTTTGCCGAGCATGACTACACGGCAACCCGCATGGAGATGATCGCCGAGCAGGCGGAGGTCGCGCTCAGCACGCTCTATCAATACTTCCCGTCAAAGGCCGATCTGGCGCGCGAGATCTATCGCCAGGACACGGATCTGGTGCGCGGCCGTCAGGAAGACATCATCGCCCATCCACCCGACGACCCGGTCGAGGCGGTCATGGCGCTGATTGAAACCGACGTGAATAGCTCGCTCGACTACACGGATGCCCGGACCTGGCGGCAGATCGTGGTGGCCGGCTTCATGGAGTCGGGCCGCGACGGCATGGGCGTCGACCCGTTTTCCGAAACCGAAGTCGAACCGTTCCAGCGCTTGCTCGAGACGCTGTGCAAGAACGGCCATCTCCCGTCCTCGACCGACGTCCCGGAGGTCGCGAAGTTGCTCGGCCTCGTCAACATGGGCGTCTTCTTTCACAACATGGCGACGCAGCCAGGACGTGAGAAGTCGCTTGAACGGGCACGACCCTATGTCGAGACGATTATCGGCCGCGTCGCATAG
- a CDS encoding aminotransferase class V-fold PLP-dependent enzyme, translating to MNKLSNVDRALPEHGTPWIDLQHELNASRADDLDWTHGALYYHWPEPGGNVHQAAMAAGNIFFTDIWLGRFSQPSVNKLSSEIEGFVLDLHDAPADGHVTLTSGGTESILLCMKAARDWARQERPKITRPKVVAPFSAHPAFSRSAFYFGLDLVRVPVGPDLRADPKAMEQAITDDTIALIGSAPSWPYGLIDPIPEIGALAEKYGLWCHVDACIGGFLIPFYRALGDDLTAMNFLVPGVTSISADLHKFGFTPHGISSATFRSHDHARHGLFEMSDWPCGRYAAETVQGTKAGHTAASAWTTMRLLGREGYLDVARRLHETTDKLVRGMAPLGITPLAQPEAGILVVTGSDVDIFAVSKGLFERGFPHCSVLQPEALHFVLNPLENDAPIDALLEAMSGAVADAKAGRITREGEQATYA from the coding sequence ATGAACAAACTCAGCAACGTCGACCGCGCTCTGCCGGAACACGGCACGCCGTGGATCGACCTGCAGCACGAACTCAATGCCAGCCGTGCCGACGATTTGGACTGGACCCATGGCGCTCTCTATTACCACTGGCCCGAACCCGGCGGTAACGTGCACCAGGCCGCCATGGCCGCCGGCAACATCTTCTTCACCGATATCTGGCTCGGCCGTTTCAGCCAGCCCAGCGTCAACAAGCTGTCGTCGGAAATCGAGGGCTTCGTGCTCGACCTGCACGACGCGCCCGCCGACGGTCATGTGACGCTGACATCCGGTGGTACCGAGTCGATCCTTCTGTGCATGAAGGCGGCGCGTGATTGGGCCCGCCAGGAGCGCCCGAAGATCACCAGGCCGAAGGTCGTCGCGCCGTTCTCGGCCCATCCGGCGTTCAGCCGTTCGGCCTTCTATTTCGGCCTCGATCTCGTCCGCGTGCCCGTCGGGCCGGACCTGCGTGCCGATCCCAAGGCGATGGAGCAGGCGATTACCGACGACACCATCGCCCTGATCGGTTCGGCGCCAAGCTGGCCTTACGGTCTGATCGATCCGATCCCGGAGATCGGCGCCTTGGCCGAAAAATATGGCCTGTGGTGCCACGTCGATGCGTGTATTGGCGGATTCCTGATCCCATTCTATCGCGCACTGGGCGATGATCTGACCGCGATGAACTTTTTAGTGCCCGGCGTGACGTCGATCTCTGCTGATCTGCACAAGTTCGGGTTCACACCGCATGGCATCTCCTCGGCCACGTTCCGAAGCCACGATCATGCGCGGCATGGTCTGTTCGAAATGTCGGATTGGCCGTGCGGGCGTTATGCGGCCGAGACCGTGCAGGGCACCAAGGCCGGCCACACGGCGGCGAGCGCCTGGACGACGATGCGGTTGTTGGGTCGGGAGGGTTATCTGGACGTCGCGCGGCGGCTGCACGAAACGACGGACAAGCTGGTCCGGGGCATGGCACCGCTCGGCATCACGCCGCTGGCCCAGCCGGAGGCGGGCATCCTGGTTGTCACCGGCAGCGACGTCGATATCTTTGCCGTCAGCAAAGGTCTTTTCGAGCGTGGCTTTCCCCATTGCAGCGTGCTGCAGCCGGAAGCCCTTCACTTCGTGCTCAACCCGCTGGAGAACGACGCGCCAATCGATGCGCTTCTGGAAGCCATGAGTGGCGCCGTCGCCGATGCCAAGGCCGGTCGCATCACACGAGAGGGCGAGCAGGCCACCTATGCTTAG
- the radC gene encoding DNA repair protein RadC — protein MADGTKETPHYHGHRERLRQRFLRDGPDGLPDYELLELLLTYAIPRSDVKPLAKRLIDRFGSYAEVIAAEPERLMEVKGVKQNTAIALMVAKASAARLLKGELAARPILGSYDSVVDYCRAAMAFEAQEQFRILFLDKKNRLVADEVQQHGTVDHTPVYPREVVKRAIELGATALILVHNHPSGDPTPSRADITMTGEIVAAAKTVEIVVHDHIVVARGGHASLRQLNLM, from the coding sequence GTGGCCGACGGCACCAAGGAAACGCCGCACTATCACGGCCACCGCGAACGGTTACGGCAACGTTTCCTGCGTGACGGGCCCGACGGCCTGCCCGACTACGAGCTGTTGGAGCTGCTCCTGACTTACGCCATCCCCCGAAGCGACGTTAAACCGCTGGCCAAGCGTTTGATCGATCGCTTCGGCAGCTACGCCGAGGTAATCGCCGCCGAGCCCGAACGCCTGATGGAAGTCAAGGGCGTCAAACAGAATACGGCCATTGCGCTGATGGTCGCGAAGGCGTCCGCGGCGCGACTCCTTAAAGGTGAACTGGCGGCGCGCCCGATCCTGGGCAGTTACGACAGTGTCGTCGACTACTGCCGCGCCGCCATGGCCTTTGAGGCGCAGGAGCAGTTTCGCATTCTGTTTCTCGACAAGAAGAACCGGCTTGTCGCCGATGAGGTTCAGCAACACGGCACGGTCGATCACACGCCGGTCTATCCGCGCGAGGTCGTCAAGCGCGCCATTGAACTGGGCGCCACGGCGCTGATCCTGGTGCACAACCACCCCAGCGGCGACCCGACGCCGAGCCGCGCCGACATCACCATGACCGGCGAGATTGTCGCTGCCGCCAAGACGGTCGAGATCGTCGTGCACGATCACATTGTTGTCGCGCGCGGCGGCCATGCCAGCCTGCGGCAACTGAATCTGATGTAG
- a CDS encoding MFS transporter, giving the protein MTTATMSIRPVRSVGLVSLGHGINHYLILLLPPLFPVWTTEFGVNYAELGILMAVGGVVAMVMQMPVGVLCDRVPARYMLVAGMVLLGLSVLGMGFATSYWQLAFLMIANALGNTVFHPANYSILSATVPPRWLGRAFSVHTFAGHVGFAVAPAVIGLALVWWDWRSAMITSGIIGIAMGLLYLVNGRDLKDEREAGHVKPRADGKKPPLLSGISLLMSAPMMMCFLFFLMISIAHIGFDSFLPAALYEHHGTPLATANFALSIFFAASAVGILIGGLVADHTHHHGAVAAFCFGVAAVLVVLVVQIDAGTVGMLLLVGAVGLTTGVVPPSRDLIVRRVTPPGETGKVFAFMTVAMEAAYVTAPPVFGWVLDTFGAAAMFWLTGALFIVAILTVGGTSHVHGGARIER; this is encoded by the coding sequence ATGACAACCGCAACGATGAGCATCCGCCCGGTTCGCTCGGTCGGTCTGGTCAGTCTGGGACACGGGATCAACCACTACCTGATCCTGCTGCTGCCACCGCTGTTTCCAGTCTGGACGACGGAGTTCGGCGTCAACTATGCCGAACTTGGCATCCTGATGGCGGTTGGTGGCGTTGTCGCCATGGTTATGCAGATGCCCGTCGGTGTGCTGTGCGACCGGGTGCCCGCGCGCTACATGCTGGTCGCCGGCATGGTACTGCTTGGCCTGTCTGTGCTCGGCATGGGCTTCGCGACATCATACTGGCAGCTCGCCTTTTTGATGATCGCGAACGCTCTGGGCAACACGGTTTTCCACCCGGCGAACTATTCCATTCTCTCGGCGACCGTGCCGCCGCGCTGGTTGGGCCGCGCGTTCAGCGTCCATACCTTCGCCGGCCATGTCGGTTTTGCCGTCGCGCCTGCCGTAATCGGCCTTGCGCTGGTCTGGTGGGACTGGCGCTCGGCAATGATCACCTCGGGCATCATCGGCATCGCCATGGGCCTGCTTTATCTGGTCAATGGACGCGATCTGAAAGACGAGCGCGAAGCCGGTCACGTCAAACCGCGCGCCGATGGCAAGAAGCCACCGCTGCTTTCCGGTATCTCGCTCCTGATGTCGGCACCGATGATGATGTGTTTCCTGTTCTTCCTGATGATCTCGATCGCGCATATCGGTTTCGACAGTTTCCTGCCGGCGGCACTTTATGAGCACCACGGTACGCCATTGGCGACGGCGAACTTCGCGCTCAGCATCTTCTTCGCCGCCAGCGCGGTCGGCATCTTGATCGGCGGCCTGGTCGCCGATCACACCCATCACCATGGCGCGGTCGCGGCCTTCTGTTTCGGGGTGGCCGCTGTGCTCGTGGTGCTTGTTGTCCAGATCGACGCGGGCACGGTTGGCATGTTGTTACTGGTTGGCGCGGTCGGCCTGACCACCGGCGTCGTGCCGCCGTCGCGCGATCTGATCGTGCGGCGCGTAACGCCGCCCGGCGAGACGGGCAAGGTCTTCGCCTTCATGACCGTCGCCATGGAAGCGGCCTATGTCACAGCGCCGCCGGTCTTCGGCTGGGTACTCGACACCTTCGGCGCGGCTGCCATGTTCTGGCTGACGGGCGCCCTCTTCATCGTCGCCATCTTGACTGTCGGCGGTACCAGCCACGTCCACGGTGGCGCCAGGATTGAGCGCTAA
- a CDS encoding DMT family transporter, with product MSSAAVSYTARQKLAGNLVLAAGTSVWATHFIVTAELLATWDPYYLTAGRLLSGTLFLLTAYMVHAKGRILRGVPLKMSLLLGVFGIAVSTVLMTIGIKYSGAVSSSIIAAAAPIIAAFMARFVFHIPLFPSVLCGAAVAVTGGVLASVPDGGDAAEFRGGELLVFCGIAMFTWYSAGAQRWMPNVGQLGITAITIAIGALTLLVALPFLTVAGVADFRMGFTWREIILVLYLGAGPVSIALFTWHWGVSRIGVTIATIYSNLVPIVVVLISMLEGHQPTTGHLIGGLLIICGVLIAQLWPTLARRLRLH from the coding sequence ATGTCTTCTGCGGCCGTTTCCTACACCGCGCGCCAAAAATTAGCCGGTAACCTGGTCCTCGCCGCGGGCACGTCGGTGTGGGCAACCCACTTCATCGTGACCGCCGAGCTGCTGGCTACGTGGGATCCCTATTACCTGACGGCGGGCCGCCTCCTGTCGGGCACACTCTTCCTTCTGACCGCCTATATGGTGCACGCAAAGGGCCGCATTCTGCGTGGCGTGCCGCTGAAGATGAGCCTGCTTTTGGGTGTCTTCGGCATTGCCGTATCGACCGTGCTGATGACCATCGGCATCAAGTATTCCGGCGCCGTATCCTCATCCATCATCGCGGCGGCGGCGCCGATCATCGCAGCGTTCATGGCGCGGTTCGTCTTTCACATCCCGCTCTTTCCGTCGGTTTTGTGCGGCGCGGCGGTGGCGGTCACCGGCGGCGTCCTGGCCTCGGTGCCCGATGGCGGCGATGCCGCCGAGTTTCGCGGTGGCGAGCTGCTAGTCTTCTGCGGCATCGCCATGTTCACCTGGTACTCAGCCGGCGCCCAACGCTGGATGCCGAATGTGGGCCAGCTCGGCATCACCGCCATCACGATCGCCATCGGCGCGTTGACCCTGCTCGTCGCGCTGCCGTTTCTGACCGTTGCCGGCGTTGCCGATTTCCGTATGGGTTTTACCTGGCGCGAGATTATTCTCGTTCTCTACCTCGGCGCCGGCCCGGTCTCGATCGCGCTCTTTACCTGGCATTGGGGGGTCAGCCGTATCGGCGTCACGATCGCCACCATCTACAGCAATCTCGTGCCCATCGTGGTCGTGCTGATCTCGATGCTGGAAGGCCATCAACCGACCACGGGCCATCTGATCGGCGGCTTGCTGATCATCTGCGGCGTCTTGATCGCGCAACTCTGGCCGACGCTGGCGCGCCGGCTTAGGCTTCACTGA
- a CDS encoding aminotransferase class V-fold PLP-dependent enzyme, producing MDDRSPTDVSPDTFQRLGQKVVERIAEHLAGLRDLPVAPDTSPAALRARLGDGAMPEAGGEIDDALSDIADLLFANTCLNGHPRMWGYITGSPSPIGALGDLLAAAANPNVAGWNGAPLATEMENQTVKWIGELLGFSISCSGILTSGGNAANFVAMLAARRAKADWDIRQEGMAGRVMTIYATSEAHAWLDKAADLFGMGTNAVRRVKTDDGLRMDLGHLAQLVHDDQAAGAMPFLVVGSAGTTATGAVDPLPEIAALCRSENLWFHVDGCYGAPAVLDTAAPEALAGMAEADSLAVDAHKWLYVPLEAGCTLVRDSRVLTEAFATNPSYYAMAVEEGGEPITDYYAMGLQNSRGLRALKVWLTLKQMGRDGYRRAIARNMAQARMMFEALDAADDFEAATCQLSITTFRYVPRNLVGRVLEPAVSAYLNNLNAALMMRVQRSGDLYLSTAVVDDRQLLRACIVNFRTTDDDVRSVPERVRCLAEPLDAEMRGEAGL from the coding sequence GTGGACGACCGCAGTCCGACCGATGTGTCGCCCGATACCTTTCAACGTCTCGGCCAGAAGGTGGTCGAGCGCATCGCCGAACATCTGGCAGGCCTTCGCGATCTGCCCGTAGCGCCCGATACATCGCCGGCGGCGCTGCGCGCACGGTTGGGCGACGGGGCCATGCCGGAGGCGGGCGGCGAAATCGATGATGCCTTATCCGACATCGCCGATCTGCTGTTCGCCAACACCTGCCTCAACGGCCATCCGCGCATGTGGGGCTACATCACCGGTTCGCCATCGCCGATCGGCGCCTTGGGCGACCTTCTGGCAGCCGCCGCCAACCCCAACGTCGCCGGATGGAACGGCGCGCCGTTGGCGACAGAGATGGAAAACCAAACCGTTAAGTGGATTGGTGAACTGTTAGGTTTTTCAATAAGTTGCAGTGGAATTCTAACGTCCGGCGGAAACGCCGCGAACTTCGTTGCCATGCTGGCCGCCAGGCGCGCCAAGGCCGATTGGGACATCCGCCAGGAGGGCATGGCAGGCCGGGTGATGACGATCTACGCGACGTCTGAGGCCCATGCCTGGCTCGACAAGGCGGCCGACCTCTTCGGTATGGGCACGAATGCGGTCAGGCGTGTCAAAACCGACGATGGCCTGCGCATGGATCTCGGACATTTGGCGCAATTGGTTCATGACGACCAGGCCGCTGGTGCCATGCCGTTCTTGGTCGTTGGCTCTGCCGGGACGACGGCGACCGGGGCGGTTGATCCGCTGCCGGAGATCGCTGCGTTGTGCCGTTCGGAGAACCTGTGGTTCCACGTTGACGGCTGTTACGGCGCGCCAGCGGTGCTGGACACTGCTGCGCCCGAGGCGCTTGCAGGCATGGCCGAGGCGGACTCGCTGGCGGTCGATGCACACAAGTGGCTCTATGTGCCATTGGAGGCAGGCTGCACGCTGGTGCGCGATTCGCGCGTGCTGACCGAGGCGTTCGCCACCAATCCTTCCTATTACGCGATGGCGGTGGAGGAGGGCGGCGAGCCGATTACTGACTATTACGCTATGGGCCTGCAAAACTCGCGCGGCTTGCGCGCGCTCAAGGTCTGGCTGACACTCAAACAGATGGGCCGTGACGGCTATCGCAGAGCGATCGCGCGGAACATGGCGCAGGCGCGAATGATGTTCGAGGCACTCGACGCCGCCGACGACTTCGAGGCGGCGACCTGTCAGCTCAGCATCACCACCTTCCGCTACGTTCCGCGGAACCTCGTGGGCCGCGTGCTCGAACCAGCCGTCAGCGCGTATCTCAACAATCTTAACGCGGCGCTCATGATGCGCGTGCAGCGCAGCGGCGATCTCTATCTCTCTACCGCGGTCGTCGACGACCGCCAACTGCTGCGCGCCTGCATCGTCAACTTCCGCACGACGGATGACGACGTGCGCAGTGTGCCCGAACGCGTCCGCTGCCTGGCCGAACCGCTGGACGCCGAGATGCGCGGGGAAGCCGGACTCTAG